The Fontisubflavum oceani genomic interval CACATGGGGCGGACAGATGAACATATTCTGGGCAAGACGTTCAATCAGGCGGACATGATCCGGCGGCACAACCATCCAGCCCAACCGCCAGCCGGTCATGGAGAAATATTTCGAGAACGAATTAAGCACATAAACCTGATCGGTGATTTCCAGCGCCGAGACGGCCCGGCCTTCATATTGCAGCCCATGGTAGATCTCGTCGGAAATCAAAGCGATATCGCGTGCAGTGCAGGCGTCTGAAAGTTCCCTGATTGCGTCTGCATCCAGCATCGTGCCGGTCGGATTGGCGGGCGAGGCCACAACCAACCCAGCCAAATCATCGGTCAATTGCGCCGGTAAGGGCTGATACCGGCTGGCCAGATCGGTCTGCAGCCCGACCGGCTCCAGACTTAGCGCCCGTAGAATCTGCCGATAAGACGGGTAACAGGGTTCGCCCAAAGCGACCTTCTCACCCGCATCAAAAAGCGCGGAAAATGCCAACAAAAACGCGCCTGACGCACCGGCGGTCACAACGATCCGCGCCGGGTCGAGATCAAGGCCGTACCATTCGTCATAAAGCGCCGCGATGCCCGCACGCAGATCAGGTCGGCCAAGCGCAACGGTATAGCCAAGCGGCCCCGCGTCCATCTCGGCGGCAAGCCGCGCGCGTGCGGCAAGCGGTGCGCCAGTCCCGGGCTGACCCACTTCCATATGGATGATGTGACGCCCCGCCTCTTCGGCGG includes:
- a CDS encoding aminotransferase class I/II-fold pyridoxal phosphate-dependent enzyme, which gives rise to MRHSSRAEVDPFIVMDVMEAARAAEEAGRHIIHMEVGQPGTGAPLAARARLAAEMDAGPLGYTVALGRPDLRAGIAALYDEWYGLDLDPARIVVTAGASGAFLLAFSALFDAGEKVALGEPCYPSYRQILRALSLEPVGLQTDLASRYQPLPAQLTDDLAGLVVASPANPTGTMLDADAIRELSDACTARDIALISDEIYHGLQYEGRAVSALEITDQVYVLNSFSKYFSMTGWRLGWMVVPPDHVRLIERLAQNMFICPPHVAQVAALGALSPEGRAELDGHRAVYAANRALMLDGLTKAGFTKTAPADGAFYVYADVSDWTNDSRAFCAEILEQAGVAATPGLDFDPHRGHQTLRFSYARSTADIEEGIARLQAFMAARRA